Proteins from a genomic interval of Hemicordylus capensis ecotype Gifberg chromosome 14, rHemCap1.1.pri, whole genome shotgun sequence:
- the LOC128337236 gene encoding uncharacterized protein LOC128337236 gives MGGCWACFRSQQEDVVKSQQEDVVKLPEDQEKEQTVVEPQETPSTTSSSTSSSTSKEEVIVAEFFNDLQDQATEKQTAPTDLSQPSPVEPPEDTVSTVLDACPGPSTSRGALQEDLPQGPDAEASSLQPPRPIFAWSSSSASTEYLRLSATCSFSPSCLSLNPSASPPQGFHNVQGKLENLMALQNKQVEDRQEDLMVFRAHLQHVAVMNRQLQQLSMRLGQLEEIGLKSARSDSIGRKVDPDKADSFRSGSWIPLPALDVNKDDSPPHDRDFGPTQLRVGNAE, from the exons gtcCCAGCAGGAAGATGTTGTCAA GCTCCCTGAGGATCAggagaaggaacagactg TAGTCGAGCCGCAGGAGACCCCCTCCACCACATCCTCCTCCacatcctcctccacctccaaggAGGAGGTTATAGTGGCGGAATTCTTCAATGACCTCCAGGACCAGGCCACGGAGAAGC AGACTGCGCCCACAGACCTCTCCCAACCCAGCCCGGTGGAGCCCCCGGAGGACACCGTATCCACCGTGTTGGATGCCTGCCCAGGTCCCTCCACCAGCAGGGGGGCTCTGCAAGAGG ACCTCCCTCAAGGCCCCGATGCAGAGGCCTCGTCCCTCCAGCCTCCTCGCCCCATTTTCGCGTGGTCCTCCTCCTCGGCCTCCACCGAATATCTCCGCCTCTCCGccacctgctccttctccccctcctgcctctccctgaATCCCTCCGCTTCCCCTCCTCAAGGTTTTCACAATGTGCAAGGGAAACTGGAGAACCTGATGGCACTGCAGAACAAGCAGGTGGAGGACC GACAAGAAGATCTCATGGTCTTCCGTGCCCACCTCCAGCATGTTGCAGTGATGAACAGACAGCTGCAGCAACTGAGCATGAGGCTCGGCCAACTGGAAGAGAT aggtctgAAATCAGCCCGATCTGACTCAATTGGGAGGAAGGTTGATCCGG ATAAGGCCGATTCCTTTCGTTCCGGAAGCTGGATTCCACTCCCTGCGTTAGATGTGAACAAAGACGATTCTCCCCCTCATGACCGTGACTTTGGCCCGACCCAGTTACGTGTAGGCAACGCGGAGTAG